A genomic segment from Bosea sp. OAE506 encodes:
- a CDS encoding AAA family ATPase, with the protein MSDDQRLDRARKARKTSTRKRPTGRTPRNSPYSGIDFGDATAPAKSAPAVGLETEQTSLFVREPNEVDAPIITIFDQAAVLRQLRLAAAADDTFGEYDIQVTPAASSDEQARIDRLRALASQHSQRPLVVGDVVMINRIRQLRIECPGFGSVAAIIERAAALSTATGTGLGFPAILLVGPPGLGKTHFGRRLATALNSETHAFSCATNSDAQALLVGHPPTWRGSRMGVLTEALLGGETGNPLIILDEVDKFVTHSSEKPFHSLLTLLEPENASSLLDEYLRVEFDLSRCLIIATANDIHALPTFILDRFLVVEIAMPDGEALRDIARRIAADMIAGYRHMFAPVSEPVIERLARTNPRGIRRLVGLALGYAADQGRRYLEVSDVTAAEACMDFAATSRPIGFLGGRSRHSLD; encoded by the coding sequence ATGAGCGACGACCAAAGGCTCGACAGAGCCCGGAAGGCAAGGAAGACCTCAACTCGCAAACGCCCAACCGGGCGGACGCCTCGCAACAGCCCATATAGCGGCATCGATTTCGGAGACGCGACCGCGCCCGCGAAATCGGCGCCGGCCGTGGGGCTCGAAACTGAGCAGACATCTCTCTTCGTCCGCGAACCGAATGAGGTCGACGCTCCAATCATCACGATCTTCGATCAGGCGGCCGTCCTGCGACAGCTAAGGCTGGCCGCCGCAGCCGACGACACCTTCGGCGAATACGATATCCAGGTCACACCAGCTGCATCCAGCGACGAGCAGGCCCGGATCGACCGCCTTCGGGCCTTGGCCAGCCAACATAGCCAAAGGCCGCTGGTCGTGGGCGACGTCGTCATGATCAACCGTATCCGCCAGTTGCGGATCGAATGCCCTGGTTTCGGCAGCGTCGCGGCAATCATCGAACGGGCTGCAGCGCTATCGACGGCCACCGGCACCGGTCTTGGCTTCCCTGCAATTCTCCTTGTCGGACCGCCCGGCCTCGGAAAGACGCATTTCGGGCGACGCCTCGCAACGGCGCTCAATAGCGAGACGCACGCCTTTAGCTGCGCGACGAATTCCGATGCTCAGGCTCTGCTTGTCGGTCATCCGCCGACCTGGCGAGGTTCGCGGATGGGCGTCCTCACCGAGGCGCTGCTCGGCGGTGAAACAGGCAATCCCCTGATCATCCTCGACGAAGTGGACAAGTTCGTGACCCATTCGAGCGAGAAGCCGTTTCACTCCCTTCTGACCCTCTTGGAGCCGGAGAATGCGTCGAGCTTGCTCGACGAGTACCTCAGGGTTGAGTTCGACCTCTCGCGTTGCCTGATCATCGCGACGGCCAATGACATCCATGCGCTCCCGACGTTCATTCTGGACCGATTTCTCGTCGTCGAGATCGCCATGCCTGACGGAGAAGCGCTGCGGGACATCGCGCGGCGCATCGCGGCCGACATGATCGCCGGCTACCGGCATATGTTCGCTCCGGTCAGCGAGCCCGTCATCGAGCGGCTGGCGCGGACAAATCCGCGCGGTATCCGTCGGCTCGTCGGCCTCGCGCTCGGCTACGCCGCTGACCAGGGACGTCGCTACCTGGAGGTAAGCGACGTCACTGCCGCGGAGGCCTGCATGGATTTCGCCGCAACGTCCCGGCCAATCGGCTTTCTCGGTGGACGTAGTCGCCACTCCCTCGACTGA
- a CDS encoding helix-turn-helix domain-containing protein, protein MGIVDGDGSAERFAVPDKGYIRWMREGRKQTLQEVADRMGIKPQSLAQMETAEPEGRIKIETLRLAAQALGCTFVYALVPNEMLAPRLTPGKMKLITEELAELARRKSGDAHAGHSRLDPLVIWEGEKSPS, encoded by the coding sequence ATGGGCATCGTGGACGGCGACGGCTCTGCCGAGCGCTTTGCCGTACCTGACAAGGGCTACATTCGCTGGATGCGCGAGGGGCGGAAACAAACGCTTCAGGAGGTCGCGGATCGAATGGGCATCAAGCCGCAGAGCCTTGCGCAGATGGAGACAGCCGAGCCCGAGGGCAGGATCAAGATCGAGACGCTCAGGTTGGCTGCCCAGGCACTCGGTTGCACGTTCGTGTATGCGCTCGTCCCGAACGAGATGCTCGCCCCGCGCCTGACGCCGGGGAAGATGAAGCTGATCACCGAGGAACTGGCCGAGCTTGCCCGCAGAAAGAGCGGTGATGCACATGCCGGCCATTCTCGTCTCGATCCCCTCGTCATTTGGGAGGGCGAGAAATCTCCCTCATGA
- a CDS encoding site-specific integrase: MIYLVKRPEGGFSYVRHLANGLAKSVSGDLQLSWSTERRKLGGRPVIKVSLATSDLSLARQRWLEVHPQVERLIDFAKATFSRKRGRPPAATRLQALSQETIRQLADDVYYRILASDDEETLQDRPSDLTEIVYGDMAAGDEPVSLHAAKREAHLRELDHLKAHVRQVDTYDFDGARKVPSLESLTREGLPIDQARSVRNDLAAVIGESAVEAVLAEIGVDLPHGHPDRRLLALEVIRAGIRGHQAVLDRMNGDALPTPPRAPPPVVMEAEPGLRLVEAYQTWKTERKPSARTAEAYRLYVDRFIDINGDIPLSVISKKHVRAYRDALTGCPRQIPKDMAGRPFWELHSWAASESQPVLSRATINDKAIGAISAVLAVAVRNGEIETNPCEGMKFALKEGEVSTRKPYGDGDLERLLASPVYADGQRYDAGGGEAQKWLPLISLFSGARLEEIGQLRLVDIKSENGIAYFDMREIDDTPGQSTSRKTKSSRRRVPIHRVLIGMGLLSYAEGQKKCSVLRLFPELREYEGKTTHYFSKWWGRYAREFVTTDRDKTFHSFRHRAVDELRKRATYPVAQAVLGHHLGDTTSGYGSGFDLASLNEAVQSIEYPHFK, encoded by the coding sequence ATGATCTATTTGGTGAAGCGCCCGGAAGGGGGCTTCAGCTATGTTCGCCACCTGGCCAACGGACTGGCTAAATCGGTTTCGGGAGATCTGCAGCTCTCGTGGTCGACCGAGCGGCGCAAGTTGGGTGGCCGGCCCGTGATCAAGGTCTCCTTGGCAACCAGCGACCTGTCGCTCGCGCGCCAGCGGTGGCTTGAAGTCCATCCTCAGGTCGAGCGCCTGATTGATTTCGCGAAGGCAACGTTTTCACGCAAGCGCGGGCGTCCGCCTGCTGCCACACGCCTTCAGGCTCTGTCCCAGGAGACGATCCGACAACTAGCGGATGACGTCTATTATCGAATCCTGGCCTCGGATGACGAGGAGACTCTGCAGGACCGCCCATCTGACCTGACCGAAATCGTCTACGGCGATATGGCAGCGGGTGATGAACCTGTCAGCCTCCACGCCGCGAAGCGGGAAGCCCATCTGCGCGAGTTAGACCATCTGAAGGCGCATGTCCGTCAGGTCGACACATACGACTTCGACGGCGCCAGGAAAGTGCCATCGCTGGAGAGCCTGACCAGAGAAGGACTGCCGATCGATCAAGCACGCTCTGTCAGGAACGACCTCGCAGCCGTGATCGGAGAAAGCGCGGTCGAAGCCGTTCTCGCTGAGATAGGCGTCGATCTGCCGCATGGTCACCCGGACCGCAGGCTTCTGGCTCTCGAAGTCATACGCGCCGGCATCAGGGGCCACCAGGCCGTGCTCGATCGAATGAATGGGGATGCTTTGCCGACCCCGCCGCGAGCGCCGCCGCCGGTTGTCATGGAAGCAGAGCCGGGTTTGAGGTTGGTCGAGGCCTACCAAACTTGGAAAACGGAGCGGAAGCCGTCGGCCCGCACGGCGGAGGCTTATCGGCTCTACGTCGATCGATTCATCGACATCAACGGCGATATCCCGCTCTCAGTGATCTCGAAGAAGCATGTCCGTGCATATCGCGATGCGCTGACCGGATGTCCCCGACAGATTCCGAAAGACATGGCCGGGCGACCCTTCTGGGAACTCCACAGCTGGGCTGCGTCAGAAAGCCAGCCGGTTCTGTCGCGTGCAACCATCAACGACAAGGCGATTGGTGCCATCTCCGCTGTTTTGGCCGTGGCTGTGCGCAACGGAGAGATCGAGACCAATCCCTGTGAGGGGATGAAGTTCGCTCTCAAGGAGGGCGAGGTCTCGACCCGCAAGCCCTATGGCGATGGCGACTTGGAAAGGCTTCTGGCGTCCCCTGTTTACGCCGATGGCCAACGCTATGATGCGGGCGGTGGCGAGGCTCAGAAGTGGCTTCCGCTGATCAGCCTGTTTTCTGGTGCACGCCTGGAGGAAATCGGCCAGCTCCGGTTGGTCGACATCAAGAGCGAAAATGGCATCGCCTACTTTGATATGCGAGAGATCGACGACACACCCGGACAAAGCACGAGCCGCAAAACCAAGTCATCGCGCCGGCGGGTGCCGATCCACCGGGTGCTGATCGGGATGGGGCTGCTCTCCTACGCCGAGGGACAAAAGAAGTGCAGCGTGCTGCGGCTGTTCCCGGAGTTGCGTGAGTATGAGGGCAAGACCACCCACTATTTCAGCAAATGGTGGGGCCGCTACGCGCGGGAGTTCGTGACGACAGATCGAGACAAAACGTTTCACAGCTTCCGGCATAGGGCCGTCGATGAGCTTCGCAAGCGGGCCACGTACCCCGTTGCCCAGGCCGTCTTGGGACACCATCTCGGTGACACGACGAGCGGTTATGGCTCAGGGTTTGATCTCGCCTCATTGAATGAGGCGGTTCAGTCGATTGAGTATCCGCATTTCAAGTAA